One Fundulus heteroclitus isolate FHET01 unplaced genomic scaffold, MU-UCD_Fhet_4.1 scaffold_99, whole genome shotgun sequence DNA segment encodes these proteins:
- the syt14a gene encoding synaptotagmin-14 isoform X5 — MTFLFWYLNNKLILENPAGLQCLDDFRKNPELQEKPSADGDLQDSSSDSEDELMGQYQEAVSRSQGLRGGTKAACNTRHLGGFRWESRQKYSPLTADYDGYSSEASADDANCIQRMRRTPPLDELQPPPYQDENGSPRMSCTLSDLGDAKCDLSQTSGSPHLSFGKCLSEGSDGQGSEGYLNKGYEEDVPSDSTAVLSPEDMSARGSAVQFPKGYELDPMAKYGTLDIVFDYDSEEQQLTVTIMAVTDLPSIKRTGNISWQVHLLLLPTKKQRAKTGVQRGPCPIFTETFRFSHVESEMISNYAIRFRLYSIRRMKKEKVFGEKVFYFTKLILQGKMSVPVILDPCCALPGGESQVSLSDMTCSESASSFQSVSQTSTPEILVGLVYNATTGRLSVEVIKGIHFKNLAANKPPTVQPLLSDGLFCCLKHLIGGQVYIIRDTYVKLTLLNSMGHEMSKCKTSICRGQPNPTYKETFIFQVALFQLSDVTLILSVYNKRSMKRKEMIGWISLGLNSSGEEELTHWTQMKESKGQQVCRWHSLLES; from the exons ATGACCTTCCTCTTCTGGTACCTCAACAACAAACTGATCCTAGAGAACCCGGCGGGCCTCCAGTGCCTCGatgacttcaggaagaaccccGAGCTGCAAG AAAAGCCGTCCGCCGACGGCGACCTGCAGGACTCTTCCTCAGACAGCGAAGACGAGCTGATGGGTCAGTACCAGGAGGCGGTCAGCCGCTCCCAGGGCCTCCGTGGAGGAACCAAGGCGGCCTGCAACACCAGACACCTGGGAGGGTTCAGGTGGGAGAGCCGGCAGAAGTACAGCCCTCTGACAGCAGATTATGACGGCTACAGCAGCGAGGCTTCAGCAGACGACG CCAACTGCAtccagaggatgaggagaacGCCGCCCCTGGATGAGCTTCAACCGCCTCCCTATCAGGATGAGAACGGTTCTCCGAGGATGTCCTGCACGCTGTCAGACCTGGGCGATGCCAAGTGTGACCTGTCCCAAACCAGCGGCAGTCCACACCTGTCCTTTGGGAAGTGTCTGAGCGAGGGCAGCGACGGCCAAGGGAGTGAAGGTTACCTTAACAAAGGCTACGAGGAGGATGTCCCCAGCGACAGCACGGCTGTCCTCAGCCCCGAG GACATGTCGGCTCGTGGCTCGGCTGTACAGTTCCCCAAGGGTTACGAACTGGATCCCATGGCAAAGTACGGCACCCTGGACATCGTCTTTGACTACGActcagaggagcagcagctaacCGTGACCATCATGGCGGTGACCGATCTTCCCTCCATCAAACGCACCGGCAACATTTCCTGGCAGGtccacctgctgctcctgcCCACCAAGAAACAGAGAGCAAAGACGGGGGTCCAGCGGGGCCCCTGCCCCATCTTCACCGAGACGTTTCGCTTCAGCCACGTGGAGTCGGAGATGATCAGCAACTACGCCATCCGGTTCCGCCTTTACAGCATCAGACGGATGAAGAAGGAGAAGGTGTTTGGAGAGAAGGTGTTCTACTTCACCAAGCTCATCCTGCAGGGGAAAATGTCGGTGCCGGTCATCCTGGACCCGTGCTGCGCTCTCCCG GGCGGTGAGTCCCAGGTCAGCCTCTCAGACATGACCTGCAGCGAAAGCGCCTCATCGTTCCAGTCTGTCAGTCAGACCTCCACTCCAGAGATCCTCGTGGGCCTGGTGTACAACGCCACCACCGGCCGCCTCTCCGTGGAAGTCATCAAAGGCATCCACTTCAAAAACCTGGCTGCCAACAAGCCACCCA CTGTCCAACCCTTGTTGTCAGATGGGCTGTTCTGTTGTCTGAAACACTTGATAGGTGGCCAGGTTTATATAATCAGAG ATACCTACGTTAAACTGACCCTGCTCAACTCCATGGGCCATGAAATGTCCAAGTGCAAGACGTCCATCTGCAGAGGTCAGCCCAACCCGACCTACAAGGAGACGTTCATCTTCCAGGTGGCGCTGTTCCAGCTGTCCGACGTCACGCTCATCCTCTCCGTCTACAATAAGCGCAGCATGAAGCGGAAGGAGATGATTGGCTGGATCTCTCTGGGCCTGAACAGCTCAGGAGAGGAGGAGCTCACCCACTGGACCCAGATGAAGGAGTCCAAAGGACAGCAGGTCTGCCGCTGGCACAGTTTGCTGGAGTCCTAG